One stretch of Stanieria cyanosphaera PCC 7437 DNA includes these proteins:
- the glgP gene encoding alpha-glucan family phosphorylase — protein sequence MSSILKDPVCGMTVQAERALSAFYQEQKIHFCSEFCRYKFFEHPEKYLTAVVTNGYDEVKENRQIAYFSMEVAVGSAIPNYSGGLGVLAGDTLKSCADLRVPIVGVSLLYHQGYFEQVLDEWGNQQEKPVQWKPERFLRPLTESIEVTIEQRLVRVRAWQYDIIGLSGYTVPLILLDTRVEENTDYDRTLTDFLYGGDERYRFAQETLLGIGGVRMLNALGYHGIERFHLNEGHASLLVLELLNRQHQEQTAEWDFNSIRSQCVFTTHTPVPAGHDRFGYELVQSVGEEVIPLEVLQMLAGSDRLNMTVLGLNLSHYVNGVAKRHEEVSQKMFPAQPIHHITNGVHSWTWTCDSFRTLYNRYILGWSNDPAMLRHAIGIPQNEIWQAHLAAKTQLLELIKLRTNVSLATDILTIGFARRATSYKRVDLVFSDLNRLREIVSKVGQLQFVFAGKAHPQDDPGKKLIRRIFEIARQLQGEISVVFLPNYDLDLARTIVSGVDLWLNTPQRPLEASGTSGMKAAHNGVPSFSVLDGWWVEGCIEGVTGWSIGLRESKTSSSEFINREDGEDLYHKLQNQIVPMYYRDRERWIELMRQSIALNASFFNTHRMVQQYVTNAYLSRS from the coding sequence ATGAGTAGCATTCTGAAAGATCCAGTTTGTGGAATGACCGTTCAAGCAGAAAGGGCACTAAGTGCTTTCTATCAGGAGCAGAAAATCCACTTCTGCTCGGAATTCTGTCGCTACAAGTTCTTCGAGCATCCAGAGAAATACCTTACGGCAGTGGTTACTAATGGCTACGATGAAGTAAAAGAGAATCGGCAGATTGCTTATTTCTCAATGGAAGTGGCAGTTGGTTCTGCTATCCCCAATTACAGTGGCGGTTTAGGCGTTCTGGCTGGGGATACCTTAAAGTCCTGTGCCGATTTGCGAGTCCCCATTGTCGGGGTGAGTTTACTCTATCACCAAGGCTATTTCGAGCAGGTGCTAGATGAGTGGGGGAATCAGCAGGAAAAGCCCGTACAATGGAAACCAGAGCGGTTTTTGCGACCTTTGACTGAAAGCATCGAGGTCACAATCGAGCAGCGACTGGTTCGAGTTCGAGCTTGGCAATACGATATCATCGGACTCAGTGGTTATACCGTTCCCCTGATTTTGTTAGACACCAGGGTGGAAGAAAACACAGATTACGATCGCACTCTGACTGACTTCCTTTACGGTGGAGATGAAAGATATCGATTTGCCCAGGAAACTCTGCTCGGCATCGGTGGAGTGAGAATGCTGAATGCTCTCGGCTATCATGGTATCGAGCGATTTCATCTGAATGAAGGTCATGCCAGTTTGCTAGTTTTGGAACTCTTAAACAGACAGCATCAGGAACAAACGGCAGAATGGGACTTTAACAGCATCAGAAGTCAGTGCGTCTTTACCACCCATACTCCCGTACCCGCAGGACACGATCGATTTGGGTACGAGCTAGTGCAATCTGTTGGAGAAGAAGTTATCCCTTTGGAGGTCCTGCAAATGCTGGCTGGGAGCGATCGCTTGAATATGACAGTGCTGGGACTGAACCTCAGTCACTATGTCAATGGGGTAGCCAAGCGACACGAAGAAGTCTCCCAAAAAATGTTTCCGGCTCAACCGATCCACCACATCACTAACGGTGTTCATTCATGGACTTGGACTTGCGATAGTTTCAGAACTCTTTACAATCGCTATATTCTCGGCTGGAGTAACGACCCTGCGATGCTCAGGCACGCGATCGGTATTCCCCAAAATGAAATTTGGCAGGCTCATCTTGCTGCTAAAACTCAACTGCTCGAATTGATTAAGTTACGAACTAACGTTTCCCTGGCAACGGATATTTTGACAATTGGATTTGCTCGCAGAGCTACCTCTTACAAACGGGTAGATTTGGTATTCTCAGATCTCAATCGTCTTCGGGAGATTGTCAGCAAAGTAGGTCAACTACAATTTGTGTTTGCGGGGAAGGCACATCCCCAAGACGATCCTGGCAAAAAATTGATTCGACGAATCTTTGAAATTGCCCGTCAGTTACAGGGTGAAATTTCAGTAGTTTTTCTGCCGAACTACGATCTCGATCTCGCCAGGACAATCGTATCGGGAGTTGACCTGTGGCTTAACACGCCCCAGCGACCCTTAGAAGCCTCTGGCACCTCTGGCATGAAAGCAGCACACAACGGAGTTCCCAGTTTTAGCGTGTTGGATGGCTGGTGGGTTGAGGGTTGTATCGAAGGGGTTACTGGTTGGTCGATCGGTTTGAGGGAGTCAAAAACCTCTAGTTCGGAATTTATCAACCGAGAGGATGGGGAGGACTTATACCACAAGTTACAGAACCAGATCGTACCCATGTATTATCGCGATCGCGAACGATGGATCGAGCTGATGCGACAGTCTATTGCCCTGAACGCCTCCTTTTTCAACACCCATCGCATGGTGCAGCAGTATGTTACCAATGCCTATCTATCGCGATCTTGA
- a CDS encoding saccharopine dehydrogenase family protein: MINGKILVVGGYGSVGRVIATTLGKRFLGRVVAAGRNYHKAKQLSSETQRQVLPLALDIYKVRESELRDVAVVVTCIDQGDTQFVEQCLRRGIHYVDISASYKFLSKIEALDSEARKHGSTVVLSVGLAPGLTNLLVSYCQSVFEALEQVDIFILLGSGEVPGKESILWILENLDTEFLVREKGTIKQVRSFEDSKETVFPDEFGRQRAYRFNFSDRQAIAKTLGIDSASTSTWVCFDSALVTQLKLPNIFILLRCHLACSISSSYSILLSLLRA; the protein is encoded by the coding sequence ATGATAAATGGCAAAATTTTAGTAGTAGGAGGATACGGTAGCGTTGGTCGAGTTATTGCTACTACCTTGGGCAAACGGTTTCTCGGTCGAGTTGTAGCTGCTGGGAGAAATTATCACAAAGCAAAACAATTGTCGTCAGAAACTCAGCGACAAGTACTGCCCTTGGCATTGGATATTTATAAGGTACGGGAAAGCGAGCTGAGGGATGTAGCTGTGGTAGTGACTTGTATAGACCAAGGGGATACTCAGTTTGTGGAGCAATGCTTACGCCGAGGAATTCACTATGTAGATATTTCAGCCAGTTATAAATTTCTCTCTAAGATTGAAGCCCTCGATTCTGAAGCTAGAAAGCACGGTTCTACCGTAGTGCTTAGTGTCGGATTAGCTCCAGGATTGACTAATTTGTTAGTTAGCTATTGTCAGTCGGTGTTCGAGGCACTGGAGCAAGTGGATATCTTTATCTTGCTAGGTTCGGGAGAAGTACCTGGAAAGGAATCGATTCTTTGGATTCTAGAGAATCTAGATACCGAGTTTTTGGTCAGAGAAAAAGGCACTATCAAACAAGTGAGAAGTTTCGAGGATAGTAAGGAGACAGTATTTCCCGATGAATTCGGGAGACAAAGGGCTTACCGTTTTAACTTTTCCGATCGACAAGCGATCGCCAAAACTCTCGGTATTGACTCTGCTTCTACTTCTACTTGGGTTTGTTTTGATTCGGCATTGGTAACGCAGCTAAAGTTGCCGAACATCTTTATACTTCTTCGTTGCCATCTGGCGTGTTCCATATCGAGCAGCTATTCGATCCTCTTGAGTTTATTGAGAGCTTGA
- a CDS encoding MerR family DNA-binding protein: MLTTNQKLLFIGQVAAQSGIPIQTIRYYDELGLLKISGRSKGGFRQFSEEVFSRLTFIKQAQRLGLSLEEIGELLRMREQKKPLSIEVKQQLKDKISEIDCQIEQLRCLQGELKSLFSDEMVRPNEFTLARFLPQS, from the coding sequence ATGTTAACTACGAACCAAAAGCTACTGTTTATCGGTCAGGTAGCAGCTCAAAGCGGTATTCCCATTCAAACAATTCGCTATTATGATGAACTAGGTTTACTTAAAATATCTGGGCGTAGCAAGGGGGGCTTCCGACAGTTTTCAGAAGAAGTATTTTCTCGTCTAACGTTCATCAAGCAAGCTCAAAGACTAGGTCTCAGCCTTGAGGAAATAGGAGAACTTCTCAGAATGCGGGAGCAAAAAAAACCTCTTAGTATTGAGGTCAAACAACAATTGAAAGATAAAATCTCCGAAATTGACTGCCAGATCGAGCAGTTAAGATGCTTACAAGGCGAGTTGAAAAGTCTGTTCTCTGACGAGATGGTTCGCCCGAACGAATTTACATTAGCTAGATTTTTGCCACAAAGCTGA
- a CDS encoding DUF2808 domain-containing protein, with protein sequence MIDNLMKTAVLTAMLMATTPTVGFAANNEKISNVTYIEHSGAHPSAEKFGLHHFELNVQGRNLKELSVAFPKRVRKIREIEVTDREGRKIESTTSISDREAKIVFAQPVSTGTILSVKLKGVKPRSRFGHVWLYRLSGQMVGLNPENIPLGTVRIQTHALD encoded by the coding sequence ATGATCGATAACTTAATGAAAACAGCAGTTTTAACTGCTATGCTGATGGCTACAACTCCGACAGTAGGATTTGCTGCCAACAATGAAAAGATATCAAATGTTACTTATATAGAACACAGTGGCGCACATCCTAGTGCAGAAAAATTTGGGCTACATCACTTTGAATTAAACGTCCAAGGGCGGAATTTAAAGGAACTTTCCGTTGCTTTTCCCAAGAGAGTTCGCAAGATTCGAGAAATTGAAGTGACCGATCGAGAAGGGAGAAAAATAGAATCAACAACTTCCATTAGCGATCGAGAAGCAAAAATTGTTTTTGCCCAACCTGTTTCTACGGGAACAATTTTATCAGTAAAGCTTAAGGGAGTTAAACCTAGATCTAGGTTCGGTCATGTCTGGCTTTACCGTCTATCTGGTCAAATGGTTGGTCTGAATCCAGAGAACATTCCTCTCGGTACAGTCCGAATTCAAACTCACGCTTTAGACTAG
- the rppA gene encoding two-component system response regulator RppA, which yields MRILLVEDEPDLGAAIKRSLDREAYIVDWVQDGNEAKWYLESKGHEYSIVVFDWLLPGKSGLELCKWLRSQQNSLPILMLTAKDRMEDKVAGLDAGADDYLVKPFGIEELLARLRALSRRVPQFQPTHLQVNGYTLDFGTHTIFFQKSPEETRIIELTNKELLLLEYFMRHPNQIVTRDQVLNQLWEVGAEPNSNVVAAHMRRLRRKLAEHGCEPLIETVYGVGYRLNTTHEPK from the coding sequence ATGCGGATCTTGTTAGTTGAAGATGAGCCAGATTTAGGTGCAGCAATCAAACGATCCTTAGATCGAGAAGCCTATATTGTAGATTGGGTGCAAGATGGAAATGAGGCAAAATGGTATCTAGAGAGCAAGGGACATGAATATAGCATAGTTGTCTTCGATTGGCTGTTGCCTGGAAAATCGGGATTGGAACTTTGCAAATGGTTGCGCTCGCAGCAGAATTCTCTGCCAATATTAATGCTAACTGCCAAAGATCGGATGGAAGATAAGGTGGCTGGTTTGGATGCTGGTGCTGATGATTATCTGGTAAAACCTTTTGGCATAGAAGAACTACTAGCGCGATTGCGGGCATTAAGTCGGCGAGTACCTCAATTTCAACCAACTCATCTCCAGGTAAATGGATATACCTTAGATTTTGGTACTCATACAATTTTTTTTCAGAAATCCCCAGAAGAGACGCGGATTATCGAGTTAACCAATAAAGAGTTGCTGTTATTGGAGTATTTCATGCGACATCCCAATCAAATTGTTACCCGCGACCAAGTGCTAAATCAGTTATGGGAAGTAGGAGCAGAACCTAACAGTAATGTAGTAGCAGCGCATATGCGACGACTGCGACGCAAACTTGCCGAACATGGTTGCGAGCCTTTAATTGAGACTGTTTACGGTGTAGGATATCGTCTCAACACAACCCATGAACCAAAATAG
- the rppB gene encoding two-component system sensor histidine kinase RppB → MNQNSIFRSTRWRLTVIYTGVISLLLIVCGIGVFEAIAHAHRVTLERELKSVAGTLHDNLESTLKQVGKLEVASQRYLPNLYLYRNSSWFLVEQSQPHIQSPIYQGGYYVRLFDPSGNPIGRAGRQPQGLPITSGESDCQLIEDSLGNRYQEISLPLSLHSPDSNSLWGYLQVGRSWQEFNDYLATVRLIVFWGTPLILLLVLVVSWWLAGIAMQPLYQSYRQIQQFTTDAAHELRTPLAALRATVESLVRMPNFSEAEARDILKVVERQNQRLSELVSDLLFLSRLDRRIYQGERSLCSLQDTIADIEEELAALALEKQVTLTTDIRVQTSVPVMGNEEQLYRMVFNLVANAINYTPAGGRVTIILDYRDNQALIKVRDTGIGIASEELNKIFERFYRVENDRSRSTGGSGLGLPIARAIAKSHQGSIEVQSELGRGSTFTIKLPVSN, encoded by the coding sequence ATGAACCAAAATAGTATATTTCGTTCTACTCGCTGGCGACTGACAGTTATCTATACTGGGGTAATAAGTCTGTTGCTCATCGTATGTGGAATTGGGGTTTTTGAGGCGATCGCCCATGCTCATCGGGTAACTTTAGAGCGAGAATTAAAATCGGTTGCCGGAACCCTACACGACAATTTGGAATCAACTCTCAAGCAAGTAGGAAAATTGGAGGTAGCTTCTCAGCGATACCTGCCCAACCTCTATTTATACAGAAATTCATCTTGGTTTTTAGTCGAACAATCCCAGCCACACATACAGAGTCCAATTTACCAGGGCGGTTACTATGTCAGATTATTCGACCCTTCAGGCAATCCGATAGGGCGTGCGGGACGGCAACCACAGGGTTTGCCAATAACTTCAGGAGAATCAGATTGTCAATTAATCGAAGATAGTCTGGGCAACCGCTATCAAGAAATTTCTCTACCGCTATCGCTACATTCTCCAGATAGTAATAGTCTTTGGGGATATTTACAAGTAGGACGTTCTTGGCAAGAATTTAATGATTATCTTGCTACTGTCAGGCTAATAGTTTTCTGGGGTACACCTTTAATTTTGTTATTGGTGTTAGTGGTTAGTTGGTGGCTCGCTGGAATAGCAATGCAACCTTTATACCAGTCTTATCGACAGATTCAGCAGTTTACTACAGATGCAGCCCATGAACTAAGGACTCCTCTAGCCGCTCTTCGCGCTACAGTTGAATCTCTGGTGAGAATGCCCAATTTCTCCGAGGCAGAAGCGCGAGATATTCTCAAGGTAGTTGAGCGTCAGAATCAGCGATTGTCAGAACTGGTCAGCGATCTTTTATTTCTCTCCCGATTAGACCGACGCATATATCAAGGCGAACGTTCTCTTTGTTCGCTGCAAGATACGATCGCTGATATTGAAGAAGAACTGGCAGCATTAGCTTTAGAAAAACAAGTAACCTTGACTACAGATATTCGAGTTCAAACTTCCGTGCCAGTCATGGGTAATGAAGAACAACTATATCGCATGGTCTTTAACCTGGTCGCTAATGCGATTAACTATACTCCTGCGGGCGGACGGGTAACGATAATACTCGATTATCGCGATAACCAAGCTTTGATTAAGGTCAGAGATACGGGGATTGGCATTGCCTCCGAAGAGCTAAACAAAATTTTCGAGCGTTTTTATCGAGTTGAAAACGATCGCTCTCGCTCTACAGGTGGTTCTGGGTTGGGATTGCCAATTGCTAGGGCGATCGCCAAGTCTCACCAAGGCAGTATTGAGGTTCAAAGTGAATTAGGCAGGGGCAGTACGTTTACAATTAAGCTCCCCGTGAGTAATTAG
- a CDS encoding heavy metal translocating P-type ATPase: MQHQHTRQTQEHKHHHHDRESHGGHDKHAGHSLEMFRNRFYVSLILSIPVLYFSPSFQAWFNYQAIPFPGSNWVNPILAIVIYFYGGWVFIQGAWREMKGKVGMMTLISLAITVAFIYSLAVTFGLEGEPFFWELVTLIDIMLLGHWIEMASVQGASRALEQLAKLMPSTAHRLVGDRIEDVPLDQLREGDLILIRPGEQIPIDGMVVEGTSSANEAFLTGESRPVTKREGDEVVTGAVNGEGALKARVTRTGDQTTLSQIMRLVEEAQNSRSKYQVLADKAAYWLTLIAIGVGSLTFVVWISLSDLVFAIGRTVTVLVIACPHALGLAIPLVIVNGTAIAAKNGILVRNREAFERAKTIKYAAFDKTGTLTEGRFGVQRIYTEGLSEDRALAIATALESLSEHPLAHAIVEAAQQQRVQSATVIDFKAVPGMGVEGIIDGKTYRVGRPEWPKELGFYFSPELERGLAKAESRGESVIALMDEEQTLALFALADRVRESARKLVRSLESIGVQAAMITGDAKAVAQAVATDLGIKRYYARVLPQDKVRIVKELKAEGGTVFTGDGINDAPALLEADLGVAIGAGTNVAIESADLVLVKDDPLDVGRALKLGKATNNKMVQNLLWATGYNVIAIPLAAGVAYPLGFVLSPAVGAVFMSLSTVIVSLNAITLRRVQLN, translated from the coding sequence ATGCAGCATCAACATACTCGCCAGACTCAGGAACACAAACACCATCATCACGATCGTGAAAGTCACGGAGGACACGATAAGCACGCGGGACACAGTCTCGAGATGTTCAGAAATCGCTTTTATGTCAGTCTGATTCTGAGCATTCCCGTACTTTACTTTTCCCCTTCGTTCCAAGCCTGGTTTAATTACCAAGCAATTCCATTCCCTGGCTCGAATTGGGTCAATCCTATTCTAGCGATCGTTATTTACTTTTACGGAGGCTGGGTCTTTATTCAAGGGGCTTGGCGGGAAATGAAGGGGAAAGTAGGCATGATGACCTTGATTTCTCTAGCCATTACCGTTGCTTTTATCTATAGTTTGGCAGTAACCTTCGGTTTGGAAGGAGAGCCGTTTTTCTGGGAATTGGTCACGTTAATCGACATCATGTTACTGGGTCACTGGATTGAAATGGCATCAGTTCAGGGAGCTAGTCGCGCCTTAGAACAACTAGCCAAACTTATGCCTTCGACGGCTCATCGTTTGGTGGGAGATCGGATTGAAGATGTCCCCTTAGACCAACTCCGAGAAGGTGACCTGATTTTGATCCGTCCTGGGGAGCAAATTCCCATTGATGGCATGGTTGTTGAAGGGACTTCAAGTGCCAACGAAGCTTTTCTCACGGGGGAATCTCGCCCAGTTACCAAACGGGAAGGAGATGAAGTTGTCACTGGGGCGGTCAATGGTGAGGGAGCCTTAAAAGCTCGAGTCACTCGCACGGGAGACCAGACTACTCTCAGTCAGATTATGCGCCTGGTTGAAGAGGCACAGAATTCGCGAAGTAAGTATCAGGTTTTAGCCGATAAAGCTGCTTATTGGTTGACTTTGATTGCGATTGGCGTTGGCTCGCTGACATTTGTGGTTTGGATCTCACTCAGCGATTTGGTGTTTGCCATCGGTCGAACGGTTACAGTATTGGTTATTGCCTGTCCCCATGCCCTCGGCTTGGCGATTCCCTTGGTGATTGTCAATGGCACTGCAATCGCTGCTAAAAATGGCATTCTCGTCCGCAACCGCGAAGCTTTCGAGCGTGCTAAAACAATTAAATATGCTGCTTTCGATAAAACTGGCACCTTGACAGAGGGGCGGTTTGGCGTACAGCGGATTTATACTGAAGGCTTGAGCGAGGACCGAGCTTTGGCAATTGCTACGGCATTAGAATCTCTCTCAGAACATCCTCTAGCTCATGCAATCGTAGAAGCAGCCCAACAACAAAGAGTACAGTCCGCTACTGTCATAGATTTTAAAGCAGTGCCAGGTATGGGGGTAGAGGGGATAATTGACGGCAAAACCTACCGAGTAGGACGACCAGAGTGGCCCAAAGAGCTAGGTTTCTATTTTTCCCCCGAACTCGAACGGGGTTTGGCAAAAGCAGAATCCAGAGGGGAAAGTGTTATTGCTTTGATGGACGAAGAGCAAACCCTCGCTTTGTTTGCTTTGGCAGATCGGGTACGGGAAAGTGCCAGAAAATTAGTTCGCAGTCTAGAGTCGATTGGCGTCCAAGCAGCAATGATTACAGGAGATGCTAAGGCAGTGGCTCAAGCCGTTGCGACTGACTTGGGCATTAAGCGTTATTACGCCCGAGTTTTGCCCCAGGATAAAGTCCGAATTGTCAAAGAACTAAAAGCTGAAGGTGGAACAGTCTTTACAGGGGACGGGATCAACGATGCTCCTGCTCTGTTAGAAGCCGATCTGGGAGTTGCCATTGGCGCGGGAACGAACGTTGCCATTGAATCCGCCGATTTGGTTTTAGTTAAGGACGATCCACTGGATGTAGGACGAGCCTTAAAGTTGGGTAAGGCAACCAACAACAAGATGGTGCAGAATTTGTTATGGGCAACGGGGTATAACGTTATTGCCATCCCCTTGGCAGCTGGTGTGGCTTATCCTTTGGGTTTTGTACTTTCCCCCGCAGTGGGAGCAGTATTTATGAGCCTTTCAACGGTGATTGTGTCTCTCAATGCGATAACTTTGCGTCGGGTACAGTTGAATTAG
- a CDS encoding four-helix bundle copper-binding protein produces MLLIHEEYQSSFDVAMKCAVECEHCAEACMGNPNMLKCARTCLDCAEICRTISTYMVRGSRFIPNLTKAYAEICTACAEECSSHDMDHCQKCAQACREAVEEYNKITAVAA; encoded by the coding sequence ATGTTATTAATTCATGAAGAATACCAATCGAGCTTCGATGTCGCGATGAAATGTGCGGTAGAATGCGAACACTGCGCCGAAGCCTGTATGGGTAATCCCAATATGTTAAAGTGCGCTCGTACTTGCCTCGACTGTGCGGAAATCTGCCGTACCATCTCTACTTATATGGTGCGCGGTTCTCGCTTCATTCCTAACTTAACCAAAGCCTATGCCGAGATTTGTACTGCTTGCGCTGAAGAATGCAGTTCCCACGATATGGATCATTGCCAAAAATGCGCTCAGGCTTGTCGCGAAGCAGTTGAAGAATACAACAAAATTACTGCTGTAGCTGCCTAA
- a CDS encoding DUF305 domain-containing protein: MKSKSGMKPYITLLVSLLISYVVMFAIMFSRVNEWSNLFISLNQVYMTGLMISTMLIIMLLTMGSMFTNKTLNVVLLASGVSLILMFWTLVRNQVGVGNQMFLRSMIPHHAAAILVCQQSSLTNPRIEELCVEIVQTQKEEIRIMKELMETPDLS, from the coding sequence ATGAAATCAAAATCGGGCATGAAGCCCTACATTACCTTGCTGGTTTCACTATTAATTTCCTACGTAGTGATGTTTGCCATCATGTTTTCGCGGGTTAACGAGTGGAGTAACTTGTTTATCAGCTTAAACCAAGTTTACATGACTGGATTAATGATTTCGACGATGCTCATTATTATGCTGCTGACAATGGGTTCGATGTTTACCAACAAAACTCTGAATGTTGTACTTTTAGCATCGGGAGTATCACTGATCTTAATGTTTTGGACTTTGGTGAGAAACCAAGTAGGAGTGGGCAATCAAATGTTTTTGCGCTCGATGATTCCCCACCATGCTGCTGCAATTCTGGTTTGTCAGCAATCATCTTTGACTAATCCCCGTATTGAAGAATTATGTGTGGAAATTGTCCAAACACAAAAAGAAGAAATCCGCATTATGAAAGAACTGATGGAGACACCCGATCTGAGTTAA
- a CDS encoding potassium channel family protein: protein MNWLTQTIGVGLIIIAAIDIFITVLYPRTGNSIVSLPLGRGIWHVFRQLARWTKSDRLMAYCGSVVLVVVAIFWIALFIIGFALIVWSMLGDEIVASSGKTPTDFGTAVYYSGFNFTTLGVGDFVPKTTTCRLLTILQSALGFATFTVTLTYLLSVLNALTQRNIFALSLHHRTGTGHTSPALRGQGKPLTKANAAELLLGWGMGGKFDNTKQDITNMARDLLQLLESHNSYPVLHYFRFPEPHYSLARMLLITMDTATLIKTALCDREYKSLIHSTAVSELQSSGLYTLKQLADSFLPQGAIANAPAKLSASYSCETQWREWYYYVVRRLQSEGIKTPEDIETGADKYVSLRREWNDEVAAFAKHMAYRWSDVAPAESAISASAFLLLKNSSQQK, encoded by the coding sequence ATGAACTGGTTAACTCAAACGATTGGAGTAGGATTAATAATTATTGCTGCCATCGATATCTTTATTACCGTTTTATATCCCCGTACTGGCAATAGTATTGTGAGTCTGCCTTTGGGTAGGGGGATTTGGCACGTATTTCGTCAGTTAGCACGCTGGACGAAGAGCGATCGCCTGATGGCTTACTGTGGTTCGGTCGTTTTGGTAGTCGTAGCCATATTTTGGATTGCTTTATTTATCATTGGTTTTGCCTTAATTGTTTGGTCGATGCTGGGAGACGAAATTGTTGCCAGCAGTGGAAAAACACCTACTGATTTTGGTACTGCCGTTTATTACAGTGGCTTCAACTTCACCACCTTGGGAGTCGGCGATTTTGTACCTAAAACTACTACCTGTCGATTGTTGACCATCTTACAATCTGCTTTAGGTTTTGCCACCTTTACCGTTACTCTAACTTATTTACTTTCAGTGCTAAATGCTCTGACACAGCGAAATATTTTTGCCTTAAGTCTGCACCATCGCACGGGTACGGGGCATACAAGCCCTGCCCTTCGAGGGCAGGGTAAGCCCCTCACAAAAGCCAATGCTGCCGAGTTGTTGTTAGGTTGGGGAATGGGCGGTAAATTCGATAATACCAAGCAAGATATTACCAACATGGCACGGGATTTACTGCAATTACTCGAATCTCACAATTCCTATCCCGTTTTACACTACTTCCGCTTTCCAGAGCCTCATTACTCCTTGGCGCGAATGTTATTGATAACGATGGATACTGCCACGTTAATTAAAACCGCGCTGTGCGATCGAGAATATAAAAGCTTAATCCACTCTACTGCTGTTAGCGAATTACAGTCGAGCGGTTTATATACCTTAAAGCAGTTAGCAGATTCCTTTTTACCTCAAGGCGCGATCGCAAATGCGCCAGCGAAGCTGTCCGCGTCCTACTCCTGTGAAACCCAATGGCGTGAGTGGTATTACTACGTTGTTCGACGGCTCCAGTCTGAGGGCATCAAAACCCCAGAAGATATCGAAACTGGTGCGGATAAATATGTTTCCCTACGACGGGAGTGGAATGATGAAGTAGCTGCCTTTGCCAAACACATGGCATACAGATGGAGCGATGTTGCTCCAGCCGAATCAGCTATATCAGCTTCAGCATTTTTACTTCTTAAGAATTCTTCACAACAAAAATAA
- a CDS encoding heavy-metal-associated domain-containing protein, translated as MTIELKVPNMACGACAKTITQAVIELDPKASVKADPKTKQVIVDTKVSESSVKDAIAAAGYPAA; from the coding sequence ATGACCATAGAATTAAAAGTTCCTAACATGGCTTGCGGTGCTTGCGCTAAAACTATTACTCAAGCAGTTATTGAACTAGATCCCAAAGCTTCAGTTAAAGCCGATCCGAAAACCAAACAAGTAATAGTAGATACCAAAGTATCTGAGTCATCTGTCAAAGATGCGATCGCTGCTGCTGGCTATCCTGCTGCTTAA